CCACCAGAAATAGCCGCCCACTGCGGTGATCGTCGCCGCTCCGATCAAGGTCGCCCGTGTCATCCACTTCATGACCCTCAAGATGCCCTTCCTCGCTCCCGGGGGCAAATTCTGACGCGCGGTTTCCGCAGTGAAAGCTTGAGGCCGTCAGGCTTTGCCTGCAGAGTCGGTCCTGCCTTCGCTGCTGCTACTATGGACTCCGCCGAACACCTCGAATACCACAAAGACGGCTCGCTCTGGGCTCGTGGTCAACGCCTTGGTGGGACGCCCGTCGGCTACTGGGAGTGGTTCCGCAAAGACGGCACCAAGCTACGCTCCGGCCACTTCGACTCCGCCGGCAATCAAATCGGCGAATGGACCACCTACGACCAGAAGGGCGAAGTGTATAAAGTCACGCGAAAGAAGGCAAAGTGATCACCGCACCGTCATCCGATACGCGCTGTAGATCTCCTGATCGTTGAGCTTCGTTTGGGCCCAGACGATGTAGTTGCCGGGGCGGTCGGGGCGGAAATTGAAGCGTAGGTCGGGGTGCTCGGTGGTTTCGTCTTGCTGCACGTAGGCGAGGTCGGCGGAGACGGGGTGCAGGTGGGCAAATCCGCGCTTGTCGGCATCGAAGGCCACGACGTGGGCAAAGCTGTCCATGATCTTCTGGAAGCGCAGGGGCGCGTCGCCCTCAGGCGTCACCTGCAGTGTAAACTCGTAGGTCTCGTTGGGGCGAAATTCGCCGTCGTGGTTGGCGGAGAGGCGCAGGTCGTAGTCGCCATGGTCGCTCGATTGGCCAAGGTCGACCGCCGGATGCGCGAGGGGATGCTCGTTACCCGTCACCTCCACCTGCTCGGCCAGCAGGATGCGCCGGCCGGTCTCCAGCATCACAAAGTCGAGAAACACGTGGTAGGTGCCAGGTAGCCGCGGCTGGAACTCCAGCAGATACTCGCCCCCTGCGCCAAGGCCTTGCGGGTGCACGTGCTGGTAATCCCGGCCGCTTTGGTCGACCACCATGCAGTGGAGTCGCTTGGTGTGGCTGATCGCGAGATCTTCGTAGCTTACCGGCTTGCCGCTGACGGTCTGGAGCTGCAGGCGCACCTGGGCGGGTTCGTCGACGCGTAGCTCGTTCAGCGGCTGGACGGAGGTCGTCAGCGGAAAACGCAGCGCGCCGAGGTCGAAAAAGTCCACCTCTTCAAAGCCGCAGCCCTCGATCGCCCCCTGTTCGTTGAGGTAGTCGCCGTAGTGCAGGATCTGGCATTTTTCGACCGGAAGCGTGCGGACGACGGCAAACGCGCCGGCGCAGCCGACGGTGATCAGGGCGATGGAGAGGAAGGGGCGCATGGGGCAGGCGGGGTTATTTGCGGTCTTGCTGAATCTTTTTCACGAAGACCTCGGGCGACCACATGGTGCCGGGGAGGCGGTAAATGATGGTACCGGTTGGGTCGACCAACGTAGTGGTCATCGTGTGCTTGATGATGTTCTGCTCGTCTTCCTCGGCCAGCACGCCGAGCTGCTTGGTGAGGTTGCGGGTGACCGAGCTGGGCCCGCTGAGGAAAATGTGGCGCGACAGGTCGACGCCTTTGTTTTCGGCATACGCGGTCCAGATGCCGGGCGTATCGTAATCGGCATCGAGCGTGATCGAGACCAGCTTCACATCGTCGAGCCCCGCGTCGTCGAGCAGCGTGTCCAAGGCCTTCATTCGCTCGGTCGCGGCCGGGCACATGTTGGGGTCGGGGCAGCGGCTGAAGATGAAATTGATGACGGCATACTGGCCCTTGAGGCTCTCGCCGAGGAAGAGGTTGCCGTTATTATCCCAGAGGGCAAAGCGCGGCATCTTTTCGCCCGTGTTGCGGAAGGCCTTGCGTCCGCGCTGGAGGGTATCGCGCTGCAGCTGGTCGGCCATCAACGTAATTTGCCCCTGGGCGTTGGGCGTGGCGGGCCAGACGGCCTGCAGTCGCGTGATCGAGCCGATTTTCGCCAGCTCGGCCTCGATCTGGTCGCCTGCTTCGTAGATCGCCGCATCGCCCGCGCCGAGGCGGACGGCCACCGTCTCGCCATCTTCGAGTTCGAGCACGGCCCGGCCTTGTTCGCGGTCCACCGATTGGAAAGTGCCGGAGACCTGCTCCGCAGCATGAACGAGGGGAGCGGACACCAGGAGCAGCGCAGCCAGCTGCAGAAGGGGTTTCATGCCGACACCTTTACCACCAAACCGCCCCGCGTGCAAAGGAAACCGGATTGGCACGGGAAGCGAACATTTTTGCTATACGTTTGTTCCGTGTTTCTGGTAAAGAAAAAGTGTCACCAATGACGGTGACACTGTTCTTAGAAAGGAGGTGGTAAGTATGGATCCATCGTTGTTATTCGCGATGGTCATTCTGCTTCTGCTGATCGTGGCAACCAAAGCCTAACTTGGTCGTCACTCCCCGGTTTCCAGCCGGGGTCCTTTCTAAGACTTTAATTTAGTCAATCTGCCTCTTATTTCAAGCAAATCCGGCTACGGTGGGGCAGGGTGCATTTCGCTCAGCCTCGTTAATGGCGTTTTTACATTTCATTAGCGACGCTGTTAATACAAGTTCGTGCTGGTCATGACGGCAGAAGTAGCTTATCTGATGCGGAACGAAAGCGCTGCTACCGGCGATCACCCCCTTTCGTCTGATTTGCTTTGCGGTCTTCCTCTCACAGAACGGTCGAGTTCCAGCCCTGGCTGAGCGGTTATGCTTTCCTGTGCTTTGCCGTGACGTTGATTCTGCTCTATGCGGGCGGCTTCACCACGACGATCGGCGCCGGTATGGTGTTCCCCGACTGGCCTTTGAGCAACGGCTCGCTCAACCCGCCCGGGTGGACGACCGACCAGGCCATGATGGCCGAACACGGGCACCGCCTCCTGGGCGCGACGGTCGGCAGCCTCTGCATTGGGCTCGTCGTGTGGACACAGTTGCGGGAGGGCCGGAAGTGGGTGCGTCGTCTCGCCATTTTGGCGTTGGCCTTTGTGATCTTCCAAGGCCTGTTGGGCGGCGCGCGTGTGCTGCTGGTCAATACAGATTTGGCGATGGTGCATGGCATCACGGCGCAGATTTTCCTCTGTATCCTGGCCTCGGTGGCGGTCTCCTGCTCGCGCTGGTGGCGGCAGATCGAGGTGACGCCCGAGCAGAGTCGCGCATGGTTTGGCCAGCGCTGCCTCGGTGCCGTGCTCATCCTCCTGACTCTGGCCCAGCTCACCGTGGGCTCCGTCCTCCGCCATGATGGGGTGGGGATGGCGATCCCGTATTTCCCCGCTGCCACGGCCGACGGCAGCCTTTTGCCTGCCTCCTGGAGTTGGGCGACGGGCATTAATATGACCCACCGCACCCTCGCGCTGTGCATCTTTTTGCTGGCGCACGTCTGGGCTTGGCGCGTCTGGCGCACCCCAGGCACCACGATGGCGATGAAGGGCTTTGCGCTGGCCTCGCTGGTGCTGGTTTACGTTCAGGTGCTGCTCGGTGCGAGCGTCATCTGGAGCATTCGCGCGCCGATCCAGACGACCCTGCACGTCCTGAATGGCGCGCTATTCCTTAGTGTAACGTGGGTTTCGGTTTTTGCCTTCGCCAAACCCTTGCTTTCGCGACGGGAATCTGCTCATGATCTTATAGCTTCTGCTAGTCCTGCTAATAGTGAGTCTTCCGATACATGGCCAACCCCAGCCATCTCCTCGCGCTCCTGAGTTACCCATTTTTATGTCTTCTACCGGTCAAACTTTGGCGCCGGCCACTTCGGTGGCGGGCGAGTCTCGTCTAGGCGATTACCTCGAGCTGACCAAGCCGCGGTTGAGCCTGATGTCGGTCCTGACTGCCGTGCTTGGCTACTTCGCGGCGGGTCCGCAGGTCGACCAAGGCGTCTTCTGGTGCCTGCTGATCGGCACGAGCCTGGCGGCGGGTGGCGCGGGTGCGCTCAATCAGTGGGCCGAGCGCGATGCCGACGCCCGGATGCGCCGCACGGCCAATCGTCCGGTGGCTTCGGGCCGCGTTTCGCCCATGGCCGCCTTTACCTATGGTGCGGGCCTGAGCCTTGGCGGAGTCGCCTGCCTCGCCTTGGGCGTTAACCTCACGGCCAGCCTGCTCGCGGCGGCCACGGTGTTGC
This genomic stretch from Verrucomicrobiota bacterium JB022 harbors:
- a CDS encoding SCO family protein, with amino-acid sequence MKPLLQLAALLLVSAPLVHAAEQVSGTFQSVDREQGRAVLELEDGETVAVRLGAGDAAIYEAGDQIEAELAKIGSITRLQAVWPATPNAQGQITLMADQLQRDTLQRGRKAFRNTGEKMPRFALWDNNGNLFLGESLKGQYAVINFIFSRCPDPNMCPAATERMKALDTLLDDAGLDDVKLVSITLDADYDTPGIWTAYAENKGVDLSRHIFLSGPSSVTRNLTKQLGVLAEEDEQNIIKHTMTTTLVDPTGTIIYRLPGTMWSPEVFVKKIQQDRK
- a CDS encoding COX15/CtaA family protein, which encodes MRSSSHRTVEFQPWLSGYAFLCFAVTLILLYAGGFTTTIGAGMVFPDWPLSNGSLNPPGWTTDQAMMAEHGHRLLGATVGSLCIGLVVWTQLREGRKWVRRLAILALAFVIFQGLLGGARVLLVNTDLAMVHGITAQIFLCILASVAVSCSRWWRQIEVTPEQSRAWFGQRCLGAVLILLTLAQLTVGSVLRHDGVGMAIPYFPAATADGSLLPASWSWATGINMTHRTLALCIFLLAHVWAWRVWRTPGTTMAMKGFALASLVLVYVQVLLGASVIWSIRAPIQTTLHVLNGALFLSVTWVSVFAFAKPLLSRRESAHDLIASASPANSESSDTWPTPAISSRS